The following nucleotide sequence is from Oligoflexus sp..
TTCGGGCAGTGTTTATCATAGTCGGCCTGATCCGCCGGAGTCCATGCTCTGCATGAAACGATTGAGAGCAGAAAAGTCATCAATATCAGCAATTGTTTCACGATGGTTTCCTCGTACAGGTAATTACGGTACTCATGTATCTCTTCTCACTCACGCGATAGTTTTCCAGAGTATCCACACTCGACGCCTGTTCGAGAAAGTCGTTATAAGCAGCAAGGCATGCAGAGGTCAGCTTCTCGGGGGTTGCGACGATTCGGTTTGCTGTTGCTTTCTGTGAAGAGAGAAAACCCTGCCATCCTTTGGTTTCAAGGCGTTGAAGGCGGGCTTCGATCTCATTGATGACAGAATCCATTCGGTTTAGATAGTATTCACCGGTATCAGGGAATGGTTCTATTGCCACCAGCATCTGTTCTTTGAAGTTCTGAGCACTAATCAGATCGGCAGCAAGGATCTGTCTTGCGGCTTCAAACTGCTGATACACTGACAGGACCTTGTCACGATTGGGTTCAAACGCAGTCCAGGAGTACCAGTTCTCAAATTTGGCCGAAAGGCGATTGGCACGCAGGATCGTATCGATCTTTCCGCCAAGCGTGGATAATTCATCAACGAGTCGGGCGCTGTAAGCATCTTCAATTTTGGCCCGGATCGCCGTGTACGTATAATTGATGAGATTCTGGCGGGCAGACTTCGCGGACATGATGTGCCTATAGATCAGGTTCACGTCTTCGGAAAAGACGATGAAGGCCGACTCAATCTTTTTGACCGCCGGTGCAACATTCGCATCCTTACATTCATCGCCTACAAGCCACAGCGCCTCATCTTTGGTTCTGTTATAGCTTTCCGCGAGATCGCGCTGCACATTTTCGATGAATATGAGCAATTTGTACTCATTCTCGGAAAGTCTGGCTATGGCCTTGGCAGCCTCGTTATAGTCATGGTCCAGAATTTCCAGCTGGGATCGCATCGTGGATGCGGCACCCGCAGTCTGAATCGTCCTATACTTATTCGCAAGGTTCTTCACGACATCGAGTGACTGATTGTATTGTGTTTCGAGTGAAAGAAAATTCCGCCATATATTCAGGTCGGAACTTTTTAGGTCAAAATGCTCGATGTCTGCTGAGGCAGCGACAAGCAAGGGCACGTTTCCAGCCGGTCTGCGGAACTTGCCAATGAATGCCGACACCGCTTCAGACAGGAGACGTGTGCGTGACACACACTCAGCAATCCGTTTTATCTTCGGAAGGCACTCATCCCGCATCTTTTTGACAGCTGCATTTCCTGCTGACAGATCGCTTGGCATCGGGATTTTGCACTCGGGGATTTCAGGTTGTTGCGCAAAGCCAGGGGAACCCAAGAGGAAGGCTGAAAGTATAATTTTCTTCATTGTTTTGACTCCAGGACGGACTGTTTCAGGCCATCAAGATACTGTTTTCTCTCAGCGTCTTCTTTGGCAACGACATCGCCCAACAGCTGATTGATTTCAACGAGTTTGTCATCGAACCAGCTGACCGCAAAGTCGTAGGCGAGTTTCACCGAACATGTTGACTTGAATCGATTGAAGACTGCAGGATTCATGCTTTCTGGTTTTGTCAAAGTCTTGATCGTTTGGACTGTATAGGTCTTGCAATCAAGATCGCCAGCAGTGATTTTAGGCGGAACAGCTTCGTTTGCTGATTCAGCGCATGTCCGTGAGGACTCCGCGTAGTCATAGCTGAAGGCATTCTTGAATTTCACCACAAGGTCATTGAAAACATCATCATATCCTTCGAGATCCTTGTACTTCTCGATCAGACAGATGAAGGAAGCTTCCTGACGGAATGAGCCATAGAGATCCGCCTGCTTTGAAGGCAGTGAAACGGAGTTGATTGCAAGACTTCCGTATGTAGCATCGATGAAAGCGTCTATCTCTTCGGGAGTCTTGTAAAAGGAGCAGCTGTTGTGCAACTCTGCGTCGAATTCTTCGCTGCGGCACTTCTTGGGTGATTCTTTCCCGTGAGATTCTGCCCGGCAGGGCTTATAAACCTTGCCAAATTTCTCCATGGCACATGTGGCTGCAAACGGTTTCGCTGTGCACGAAAGCCCTCCATACCAACTCGAACCCATGGTGTTAACGTAAGAAAATTTGCAACTCCAAAAGGCGGTTTCACGCTTGTCGTTGCCTGGGTTCAAATCGGGAAGCGTGTTGCCAAGGATCTTTTGGATGTCCTCCGAACCCTGCACCGTGCTTCCGCCTTTGAGGCTCCACCAGGCAATACTCCATCCGCCGGAAGCCTGCTTGGTCAACTCCGCAGTGATTTTCCTACCACCCAAATCAGATCCTGGGCAGGAAAGATCGGCACCTTCTTCATAGCGATCGAGTTCGCAGGCATTTGTCTGCTTTTCATAGTAAACCCAACCGCAAACGTCGCCGTCATATCGCTCCTCATAAAGCTCTACGCCGCATAAAGCATTGCGTTCGGTACGAAGATTAAGGGCGGCCAGTGCTGATGTGGAAACTGTTGCCAGCAGTATCGTGCATAATGAAACTCGAAGCATGTGATGGAGTCTCCCGTAGAAAAACCGTTCTGGTTAACGTCGGAATACGAGACCCTGAAAGCGTTGGCAATTGCTTGCGGTCAGTGATTCAAAAATAGTTTTTTGAAAAATCATTTGACGAGTAAACGCAATGCCTGTGGCAACAAAACCTTCAGTGATTCAAAGAGAGAGAAATTGATTCACGTTGAGCGCAAGTGGGGCAGAAGGCGCTATTTCTACGGCCTCTGATTCATTTGAAAATAGCCGAAATCAGTTAAACAACGCGATGGACACGGGATTCGCAAAGAAAACTTTACCCATCGCGGGTCACAGGCGGTTTCCCGAAGACTGTGATCATGGTATCAAGTAACGGCAAATTATCAGTGGGAGTGTCTCATAATGGCTTCGATATGCGATTATTTGCAATCGAGATTGAAAGATTATATAGCCCAGAAGCATGAGAGCGTGCGTTGGTTTGTGACACACAGTGGTGTGAGCTACAGCACGATCTACCGGCTTTATAACGGTGAGCAAAAAAAATTATCGTTTGCCAACGCAAAGGCGATTCTCAACTTCATTTCGCCTGCTGAAGCTGCCAGTATCCTTGCTGACTTTTATCCTGACGAAGCGAGTGGTCTCGGAACAGCGAAGGGTGCAGATGAGCTTGCGGCGATCCTTGCCGATGATCTTCCGCTTTACAAAGTGTTTGCATTTGCTGAGATGGCAGACATCGGACGGAATGAGGTAAAAGAGGAGTTCGGGAGACAGGGTTTACTGCTGCTGGACAAGCTCGTCGATCTGGGCATCCTGATTGAAACCGGATCAGGGTTTAAAAGCACCTTGGAAGGCCGCGCTCATCCGCCTGAAGAAGTGGTTAAGAAAACCGCTATACACCATTTCCATATGGTGGCGCTCAGTGAGCCAGGTTCGATCATCGAAGATATGCGCGAGGGCTTGAGTGATGAAGGTATACGCGATCTATATGAAGCTGTGGAAGAGCTACGCACTAAGGCTCTGAAAATTGCAGCTGAAAAGAAAGGCAATCGACTTGCCGTTTTGTCGGTAATCGCTGGGCCAGGGAGTGTGAAATGAGGACTGTCATGAAATATATCACGAGTCTGTTGATCGGCTCATCCGTAGCTTTCGCAGGTGGAAGCCAAGGCGGTGGGACGCCACCTGCACGCGAGCAGCTTGAATTGCTGCTGAATACCGACAGGGAATTCAGCAATCTGGACGGCGGCCTCTTCGACAATGGCGCTGGAGATATTGGACTTCTGACACGCGGCAAGCTGCAGCCTCAGATGCTGGTGAGTGGTGGTTCCTCCGGTGGCGGGACTCCTCCACTGGATGGAATGCTTGGCGGTGGCAGCGGGGGTGGAATTCCTCCTGCCCTCAGATTATCCAGTAATGATGTCAATATCCTGCGCGACCGCGTCAAACCCATCGATGCCGTTGGCTCTCTGGGCCAAAACCTGTCATTCGATGTACTGGCAGGCGAAACGCTGGACTCCGTGGTTCTGAAAGATCGACGGGAAATAGCCCGGGCGGCTGTGAAGCAGTAAAAATTCTGTTTGCCAATCAATTGAAGGCGGGGGCTGGCTCCCGCCTTTTTATTTGCCATGGATCAGCTAACAAGTATTTTGTGAATCGTTTCAGAACTCGTTTAATATGTAGCCGTCGTTATTTACACCCTTTGTGTCTTCAGTGCCACCCCAAAAGATTAACGCTGTTCCGGTACTGACAATTGTCTGATAGGCGGGTTTCCAAGAAAGATTAATTGATGCTGAGGCCCAAGAGTTGGAAGAGAAATTAAATACTGACCCAGTATTTTGCCAGGCCGACGTAATCCCACCCCAAATTTGCAGATTTGCCCCGTCCCACACATAACTGTAATACTGTCGGTTTTCTGTCGAAGGGGAAGAAGTCAAGGTTCGCCATTGATTTGTTGTAGGATTGTACGCATAAGCATCAAATTTCCGAACGTAACTTCCATCCATTCCACCCCAAACAATCATTTCTGTTCCAGTCCATACGACCGCAGGTTCGGTTCGAGCGCTTGGTCCATTCGTCATCGACAATGAACTCCATGTATCCAAACTGGGATCGTAAATCCCCCCGTCACCAAAAGGACTATTTTCACTTGCACATCCGCCAAAGACAATCATTTTAGATCCCGTCCATACCATTCCATGTCTATTCCGAGCGCTAGGTGCATTCGTTGTCGAAATGCTTGTCCATGACCCATTCTCAGGATCATAAATCGATCCGGTATTCAGACTTCCTGTGCTACTATTGTAGCCTCCCCAAATGATCATCTTGTTCCCAGTCCAGATTGCTTTGTGCTGCCATCGCGGTGTTGGACTGCCAGATGCGCTGATAAGGCTCCAAGTTCCTGCCGAAGGACTATAGATGCCGCCGTCGCCCAAATCATCAGAGGTGGTAGTGGTTCCTCCCCAAATGATCATTTGAGAACCTGTCCACACCGCCGAGTGACGTTCCCTTGCTGACGGTGCCCCACTACGTGATACGGATTGCCAGCAATTCAATTCAGCAGATTTACTTTCAATTGGACTTTCAAAGCCATCCTTGTCCTTAAACTTCACGTAAAACGTTTTTGAGCCGCAACTGGAATAATTTGCTGGAACTGAAATCTGCTTTTGAGCAGCAATCGCCTCCCATGAAGCTCCTGAAAATGTTGAAGAAGTAGAAACCATCATGGCAGTTGCATTGGTTGGTAGGGCTATAGCCGATAGAGTGAATGTGCTGTTTGGAGGTACTACCGATGCGACTGAATATGAAGGACTGAAAAGTGTGGTGCCGTCAGAGAATATGTCTATGGTTACGGTATCACTGTAAGGGGAGCTTTCAAGGCCATTAGCATTCGCAAATTTAACATACAGCTTTTTTTCACCTTGGCTGTCGAATGTATATTGCATGGAACTTTTTACTGGTTTCCACGAAGCCCCTTCAAAGGTATTTGATTCCGAATATTTCATTAGCACTGCGTCTTCTGTCGCACCAACTACTATACTAACGGTTCTGGAGTTCGCTATGGCCGCACCATTTTCAATTACAATGAGACCTTCCGCGCCGGTTGATATCACCAGAGTGATATCATCCAACTTTGTTTCAGACGATTCTGTCACATCAATTTCTTCAACCTGCCCTCTGTGGTAGCCATCTTTTTCAAAATAGAGATTGTGCGTCCCAACCGGAACTGCGCTGAAGGCAAACCGCCCCCCTGAATCTGTTTTGGCTATATAGTCGGTGCCGGGAATGTAAACGTCAATGCCAGCATGGTCGGTCTGTTCATTAAGGAGTGCGCGTCCCGTGATTACGCCAACCTTTGGCAAATCAATTTTTCCGCCATCAGTTTTTACTCCATTCAATATTTTGGATTTTTTAACCCGAATGCCACGATCTTTTTCTTTTTTATCGAGCGAAAGGCTGGCATCGGAACCATTTCCTGTGATGATAATGTCAAGCTGCCCAGCTGGGATATTGTTGATGACAAAGGACCCTTCGGTCGTCTGTTCGACTCGTAACACACCCTCGTATCCAACCACATATCCACCCACAGAGCAACTGTCTATGGTATCGGGCAAGGTAAAAGCAAACTGTCCCGCAGCGGCAGGGACAGTAGGAACATCTATCGGAGCCGAGCAAGATCCTGTTTCGGTAGAACCTTCAACGGAGCCAGATTTTGATCCACTTCCACACGAATTCAATGAGAGACTGAGTATTAATATGAACGCATTACGCATTGGCTTTTTACCTCTGCGATCAAAATCGGTGAAATTTCCGAGAAGTTTAGTCGGGTATTGGTTAAGAATTTCTGGTTGGAGAACAACTAAAAACATAAATAATATTATGATATTAATTAGTTTCTTTAGAAAGGCTTTAATGATTTTAAGCTTGCTCATCAAATAATGCTCGCAACCTGCTGGCGGTACTTTGGTAGCCGATGTCTGCAAGTGATGCGTGCACCTTAACGTTCAATTTTGAGGTCGTTGGTTTTCGGACAGCGGGTATCGGGAAACCGTTAGGCGGTTTGCTCCAAATCTTCGTCACTTTCCTGATTTGGGTCGTAGTCTGCCTCAAAGCCTCGCTCTTCAATCAGTTTTGTTTCGTGGAACTCAATCGCTTGAGGCTCTGCGTGGTATTCGACCTTGCCATGATTCTCCTCAACGAACTTATGGATCATCTCCAGATCAACTCTGAAATATTCCTTCCTGAGGTTGACCTTGTTCACCCGTGATCCATGCATGAGCCGGTGAAGGTCGCTTTCGAGCTTTGGCGCATCATCACAGGAAATCATCATGTGGACATCGAATGGGAATGGAACTGAGGCATCCCCGAGTTCATGGACACGATCATATGGTTCAAGCCTTCTGGTCATACCCACCTTGTAGATGCCTTCACCAAATGAACCGACATTGGATATGACATAGACATGACCGGCGCGAGTAAGTTCTGCCTGAGACTTTGCCCTCTCGCTCCTTTCCTGTGCTTGAAGCAGTTGCTGCTTCAGTTCTTCAATTTGCAGTGCCGAGGCCGCAGTCTCCTTCTTCAGAAGGATTCGTTCAAGCTCCAGTCTGATCTTCTCTTCTTCCTGGGCCAGACGCTCCAGTTCTTTCTGACGCTCGCGTTCAGCCCGGATTTCTTCCCTCATCCGCTCTTTGATCAAAGCCTGCTCTTGGCGAAGGCGCTCCCGCTCCATAGCTTCGGCGTGAGCGGTCTTTAGTCGTTCAGACCATTTCAACTGCATATCATTGTCAAATGCTGGCAGGACACTCTTGCAATAGTCGAAAATCCGTTCAATCTGCCGCCGCGAGGATTCCAAGGTCGCCACTGTTACAGCTTTGACGATGCGCTCACAAATGTCATCTGAAAACTTGACCAGTACAGACCGCAGAGCATCGGATGCTGCTGTTGCCCGAGCATCAGACGAAGTAAGCTCCACGACTCGCTTATGAAGACGTTGGTTGTCTTGCTCCAAATAGATCTTCTGGCGTTCCAGTTCATTGACCCTATCCGTAACAGATTGCACACGTTCTTCGGTAGACGAAACCAGCTTCTGGGATGCTTCAATACTCCGGTTCTGCTCAGCTATAAGCGCCTGTAATCGAGCAATCTCAGCTTCCAGTTCCTTGATTTTTTTTCCACCAAACATGCTTGTCTCCAGAGAAGATCGTGGCGATCCAATCGGTCATAACCAAGGAAATTATTAGATCGAAGTCACATTCAAAGCAGTTTGCTCTAAAGATACAGCACCTTCTGCCGAATTCTTTAGAGTCTGTGAATCGCCAATGGAGACAATAAGAAATGGCAAAATACGAGCGAATCCTTACCAATAAGGCAACCGGCGAGAAGGCGCTTGTAAAGAGCAATGATCCTTACCTCCTGGAGCAAAAAATTGAAAAGCAGGTTGCGAGATGGCAACGTGAAGCAGACAAACGCCACGCAGAAAACCTGAAGGCAGAAAAAGGTGATGACGCTGTTCAGCAGACTGAGGAAGCCAAAACACGCAATGCCAGCTACGGCAAGATATTGGCCGCCACACTCTCGAAGAATGACCGCATCGATTGGAACGAATTGAAATCGAATGCGGAATTTCATGCATATCATCCAGAACCTGCTCCTGTAAAAGAAGACTTCTTCATGAAAGTGCCTAAGAAGTCTTTTCTTGAGGTGATTTTTACATTCTTGCGAAAAAGCCGCGAGCAGGCTGAAGCAGAGGCCCTTGGTGAGTATGAGACGGCTTGCAAAACATATGCTCAGCAAGAGGAGAAAAACCGAAAAGAATATGAAGACGCAAGATCTTTATTCCAGAAAAAGCAGCGCGACCACAATGTGAAGGTTGACTCACTCAGAGATACATTCGAGCAGGGTGACAAGGACGCGATTGAGGATTACTTGAATATGGTTCTGGAACGGTCGGAATATCCCGAAGACATTTCCTTGGACCATGAGATCAGTTTTGATAAATCGGCTCGTTTGGTCCGAATTGATACCCAATTGCCAGCATTCGACGACATCTCTTTTGTTTCCGAAGTGAAGTATGTGGCCTCCAAAGATACATTCCAAACGAAGTACCTTGGCAAAACCGAGGCCAAATCTATATACACCGCCAT
It contains:
- a CDS encoding GIY-YIG nuclease family protein; this translates as MFGGKKIKELEAEIARLQALIAEQNRSIEASQKLVSSTEERVQSVTDRVNELERQKIYLEQDNQRLHKRVVELTSSDARATAASDALRSVLVKFSDDICERIVKAVTVATLESSRRQIERIFDYCKSVLPAFDNDMQLKWSERLKTAHAEAMERERLRQEQALIKERMREEIRAERERQKELERLAQEEEKIRLELERILLKKETAASALQIEELKQQLLQAQERSERAKSQAELTRAGHVYVISNVGSFGEGIYKVGMTRRLEPYDRVHELGDASVPFPFDVHMMISCDDAPKLESDLHRLMHGSRVNKVNLRKEYFRVDLEMIHKFVEENHGKVEYHAEPQAIEFHETKLIEERGFEADYDPNQESDEDLEQTA
- a CDS encoding Kelch repeat-containing protein, with translation MSKLKIIKAFLKKLINIIILFMFLVVLQPEILNQYPTKLLGNFTDFDRRGKKPMRNAFILILSLSLNSCGSGSKSGSVEGSTETGSCSAPIDVPTVPAAAGQFAFTLPDTIDSCSVGGYVVGYEGVLRVEQTTEGSFVINNIPAGQLDIIITGNGSDASLSLDKKEKDRGIRVKKSKILNGVKTDGGKIDLPKVGVITGRALLNEQTDHAGIDVYIPGTDYIAKTDSGGRFAFSAVPVGTHNLYFEKDGYHRGQVEEIDVTESSETKLDDITLVISTGAEGLIVIENGAAIANSRTVSIVVGATEDAVLMKYSESNTFEGASWKPVKSSMQYTFDSQGEKKLYVKFANANGLESSPYSDTVTIDIFSDGTTLFSPSYSVASVVPPNSTFTLSAIALPTNATAMMVSTSSTFSGASWEAIAAQKQISVPANYSSCGSKTFYVKFKDKDGFESPIESKSAELNCWQSVSRSGAPSARERHSAVWTGSQMIIWGGTTTTSDDLGDGGIYSPSAGTWSLISASGSPTPRWQHKAIWTGNKMIIWGGYNSSTGSLNTGSIYDPENGSWTSISTTNAPSARNRHGMVWTGSKMIVFGGCASENSPFGDGGIYDPSLDTWSSLSMTNGPSARTEPAVVWTGTEMIVWGGMDGSYVRKFDAYAYNPTTNQWRTLTSSPSTENRQYYSYVWDGANLQIWGGITSAWQNTGSVFNFSSNSWASASINLSWKPAYQTIVSTGTALIFWGGTEDTKGVNNDGYILNEF